Proteins from a single region of Streptomyces spinoverrucosus:
- a CDS encoding carbohydrate ABC transporter permease, whose amino-acid sequence MKPTTHPPDRSAVRTRNGAATVAPPPARGAKPGRPASTQWAAWAFLAPVTLYLALFYAYPLYRNIDLSLRNYTVRSFVQGNAPFTGLENYRTVLDDPTFGPALTHTVVFTAVCLFFQYAIGLALAVFFNQHFRLSATLRALFLVPWLLPLIVSASTWSWMLNSESGVVNALLSAVGIDPVNWLTSPSWSLTSVIIANIWIGVPFNLVVLYSGLQSIPAGLYEAAALDGANAWQRFWRITFPLLRPVSAITLLLGLVYTLKVFDIIWIMTKGGPADSSTTFATWSYQLGFGNLLPAFGPGAAVGNLLVVAALVFGLVYVRVQRKQALS is encoded by the coding sequence ATGAAGCCGACGACACATCCGCCGGACCGCTCAGCCGTCCGTACCCGGAACGGGGCGGCAACCGTCGCCCCGCCCCCGGCCCGCGGCGCGAAACCAGGCCGCCCCGCCTCGACGCAGTGGGCCGCCTGGGCCTTCCTCGCCCCGGTGACGCTCTATCTCGCCCTCTTCTACGCCTATCCGCTCTACCGCAACATCGACCTCAGCCTGCGCAACTACACCGTCCGCTCCTTCGTTCAGGGCAACGCACCGTTCACCGGTCTGGAGAACTACCGCACGGTCCTCGACGACCCGACCTTCGGCCCGGCGCTCACCCACACCGTGGTGTTCACCGCCGTCTGCCTGTTCTTCCAGTACGCCATCGGCCTGGCCCTCGCGGTCTTCTTCAACCAGCACTTCCGGCTCTCCGCGACCCTGCGCGCCCTGTTCCTCGTACCGTGGCTGCTGCCGCTGATCGTGTCGGCGTCCACCTGGTCGTGGATGCTCAACAGCGAATCCGGTGTGGTGAACGCCTTGTTGAGCGCGGTCGGCATCGACCCGGTGAACTGGCTGACCTCGCCCTCCTGGTCGCTGACCTCGGTAATCATCGCCAACATCTGGATCGGCGTCCCGTTCAACCTGGTCGTGCTCTACAGCGGACTGCAGTCCATCCCCGCCGGCCTGTACGAGGCGGCGGCACTCGACGGGGCGAACGCCTGGCAGCGGTTCTGGCGCATCACGTTCCCGTTGCTGCGCCCGGTGTCCGCGATCACCCTTCTGCTGGGCCTGGTGTACACGCTCAAGGTCTTCGACATCATCTGGATCATGACCAAGGGCGGCCCGGCCGACTCGTCCACCACCTTTGCCACCTGGTCCTACCAGCTCGGCTTCGGCAACCTCCTGCCCGCCTTCGGCCCCGGCGCGGCGGTCGGCAACCTGCTGGTCGTAGCCGCCCTGGTGTTCGGCCTCGTCTACGTGCGGGTCCAGCGAAAGCAGGCGCTGTCATGA
- a CDS encoding LacI family DNA-binding transcriptional regulator produces MNIGEIARRAGVSRSTVSYALSGKRPVSDGTRRKIQEVIDELGYRPNASARALANGRTSTIGLVFPPAGNHYTGMQLDFIGSVVEAAAAHDYDVLLSPSGVDSDRSFQRLLGERRVDGAILMEIRLADDRADHLAALDFPFVAIGRTAHPEDGWWVALDHTALAAACVHHLADLGHRRVAFVNRPEQLLRAGYESAHRGLDGFTKAAAERGLTVRTYCCGDDAASGQACLEQILHDDPATTALVTLNEAALGGLYRGLARAGRHVPRDFSVTGVVAARWAETVTPQLTAADVPAEEMGRRAVELLVERLGQPDLPVRHHLLAPPISLRASTGPASGASQP; encoded by the coding sequence GTGAACATCGGTGAGATCGCCCGGCGGGCCGGTGTCTCGCGGAGCACCGTGTCCTACGCGCTGAGCGGCAAGCGCCCCGTTTCGGACGGGACACGCCGGAAGATCCAGGAGGTCATCGACGAGCTGGGCTACCGGCCCAACGCGAGCGCCCGCGCCCTGGCCAACGGCCGGACCAGCACGATCGGCCTCGTCTTCCCGCCGGCCGGCAACCACTACACCGGCATGCAGCTGGACTTCATCGGCAGCGTCGTGGAGGCCGCCGCGGCCCACGACTACGACGTGCTGCTGTCGCCGAGCGGCGTGGACAGCGACCGCTCGTTCCAGCGGCTGCTGGGGGAGCGGCGGGTCGACGGCGCCATCCTGATGGAGATCCGGCTGGCGGACGACCGGGCCGATCACCTGGCCGCGCTGGACTTCCCCTTCGTCGCCATCGGCCGCACCGCACACCCCGAGGACGGCTGGTGGGTCGCCCTGGACCACACCGCACTGGCGGCGGCGTGCGTCCACCACCTCGCTGACCTGGGCCACCGCAGGGTCGCCTTCGTCAACCGTCCCGAGCAGCTGCTGCGGGCCGGGTACGAGTCCGCGCACCGCGGACTGGACGGGTTCACCAAGGCCGCGGCCGAGCGCGGGCTGACGGTGCGGACGTACTGCTGCGGGGACGACGCCGCTTCGGGCCAGGCCTGCCTGGAACAGATCCTCCATGACGACCCGGCCACCACGGCGCTGGTCACGTTGAACGAGGCCGCCCTGGGAGGCCTGTACCGAGGGCTGGCCCGGGCGGGCCGCCATGTGCCGCGTGACTTCTCCGTCACCGGAGTCGTGGCAGCCCGCTGGGCGGAGACGGTGACCCCGCAGCTCACCGCGGCGGATGTGCCGGCCGAGGAGATGGGCCGGCGTGCCGTGGAGCTGCTGGTGGAGCGGCTGGGCCAGCCCGACCTCCCTGTCCGGCACCATCTGCTGGCACCCCCGATCTCCCTGCGGGCCAGCACCGGTCCCGCCTCCGGCGCCTCGCAGCCCTGA
- a CDS encoding LamG-like jellyroll fold domain-containing protein, whose translation MPSADRSTRRRAAAAVALTLGAGLLGAPAAPAQAAEAPQPAARYSFDQDDLASGRITDSSGNGVTATLVNGSTAQSVAGTNGGKALALPGGAPTSNGAYVRLPREVLGDASDLTISARVKWSGDKSSWQRIFDLGTNSTKYLFTTPYNGSVLRTAVTTGGGGAEAQVSGYAPLPADEWRTVTVTLDSSAGQVTTYLDGVAVSSAATGVKARELLDGSATAAGYIGKSFYPDPLFKGAIDDFTVWHAALSPEQVAGTVDAVPTVQELSRTSFEVRTTTGTAPSLPAAVRSSFSDGYDRDTPVTWEPVPSEKYAKPGTFTVAGTAAGRAVEATVTVVREGQLTVDLGSDTGAFHGGASGTLYGVYGPDVPTNNLIEGMGLRTVSTKAQDGPQHPGADALEVVKPLADSTDGDVYIYMTDIHRGFPYQWPGDTPEEKVKLYKEKIAQQVDQVLKLPKQYQDNIVFVPFNEPEGNMFGTGEWSYNKTSWLDDPDDFFAAWDDVYRLIKGRMPDARIAGPNTSVLYNQVKGFLTHALAAGTLPEVITWHELSHPEAVRQSVAKYRAWEQDLFKGTDREGTQLPVNINEYAFNYHTSVPGQMIQWVSAIEESKVDADIAYWNIDGNLSDSAVQSGRGNGQWWLLNSYASMSGHTVKVNPPFPGENYTMQGVATLDEKKKQARLIFGGSTGKGHITFAKVPKKVFGERVHAWVKEVEWSGQVGDSTGPKLLAEQNLKVGADGTVVVDFGDGVLPTLKESSAYEIVLSPAGKAKGTQSPPVRWQGSYEAEDAAHSGSGYSKNGPEGSPRDVSKFYTSGGYDVGGLRTGSDVALDFTVDVPQDGTYDLSVFANSLNTFDRVKEQGPTNVFLRVDGKADSEQELHLPLGYKWVVWDHTDTKVKLTKGRHTLTLAAKSLDGRRATKGDAIVDRLTLSLPDASADTQVYEGELAWLGGGATPVYDLPKRAVTGSGAAQLKKGQTATFWVYSPAEREATLRVDTLGGTNARLSVNGHDVLRLVKGRSSAAVSLSGGVNKVTVTGGSSPTLVDRITVTPGEGRLPTRAYEAGDAELAGSATLTPLSLATDGTAITGVGGDPGNDNTATFTVAADRAGLYALRIRYSNPEQSEATHYNPDPLARHADIAVNGGETRRVNFPHSFHQNNFWELTVPFHLKKGQNTIVFRSQELPNFDGTTYASDTFPGVLLRSRYAPLIDRITVAPYAQEVR comes from the coding sequence ATGCCATCCGCCGACAGATCCACACGGCGCCGAGCCGCGGCCGCCGTGGCGCTGACCCTCGGCGCCGGCCTGCTGGGCGCGCCGGCCGCCCCCGCCCAAGCGGCCGAGGCGCCCCAGCCCGCCGCCCGCTACAGCTTCGACCAGGACGACCTCGCCTCCGGGAGGATCACCGACAGTTCCGGCAACGGCGTGACGGCCACGCTGGTGAACGGCTCCACCGCCCAGTCCGTCGCGGGCACGAACGGAGGCAAGGCCCTGGCTCTGCCCGGCGGGGCACCCACCTCCAACGGCGCGTATGTCCGCCTGCCCCGCGAAGTGCTCGGCGACGCGAGCGACTTGACGATCTCCGCCCGGGTGAAATGGAGCGGAGACAAGTCCTCCTGGCAGCGGATCTTCGACCTGGGCACCAACAGCACCAAGTACCTGTTCACCACGCCGTACAACGGAAGCGTGCTGCGTACCGCCGTCACCACCGGAGGCGGGGGTGCGGAAGCACAGGTCTCCGGGTACGCGCCGCTTCCCGCGGACGAGTGGCGCACGGTCACCGTCACCCTCGACAGCTCCGCCGGCCAAGTCACCACCTATCTCGACGGCGTTGCGGTCTCCTCCGCCGCGACCGGCGTCAAGGCCAGGGAACTGCTGGACGGTTCGGCCACGGCCGCCGGATACATCGGCAAGTCCTTCTATCCGGATCCGCTGTTCAAGGGCGCGATAGACGACTTCACCGTGTGGCACGCGGCGCTCAGCCCCGAGCAGGTGGCCGGTACGGTCGATGCCGTGCCGACCGTCCAGGAGCTCTCACGGACGTCCTTCGAGGTCCGTACCACCACCGGGACCGCCCCGTCCCTGCCCGCCGCCGTCCGCTCCTCCTTCTCCGACGGCTACGACCGCGACACGCCCGTCACCTGGGAGCCCGTACCGTCCGAGAAGTACGCGAAGCCGGGGACGTTCACGGTCGCCGGTACCGCGGCCGGACGCGCGGTCGAGGCCACCGTCACCGTGGTCCGGGAGGGGCAGCTCACCGTCGACCTGGGCTCGGACACCGGCGCGTTCCACGGTGGCGCCTCCGGCACTCTCTACGGCGTGTACGGACCGGACGTCCCGACGAACAACCTCATCGAGGGCATGGGGCTGCGCACGGTCTCCACCAAGGCGCAGGACGGTCCGCAGCACCCCGGCGCCGACGCCCTGGAGGTGGTGAAGCCGCTGGCCGACTCCACCGACGGCGACGTGTACATCTACATGACCGACATCCACCGCGGCTTCCCCTACCAGTGGCCGGGCGACACGCCCGAGGAGAAGGTCAAGCTCTACAAGGAGAAGATCGCACAGCAGGTCGACCAGGTCCTGAAGCTGCCGAAGCAGTACCAGGACAACATCGTCTTCGTGCCGTTCAACGAGCCCGAGGGCAACATGTTCGGCACCGGCGAGTGGAGCTACAACAAGACCAGCTGGCTCGACGACCCGGACGACTTCTTCGCCGCCTGGGACGACGTGTACAGGCTCATAAAGGGCAGGATGCCGGACGCTCGCATCGCCGGCCCCAACACCAGCGTCCTCTACAACCAGGTGAAGGGCTTCCTCACACACGCCCTGGCCGCCGGTACCCTCCCGGAGGTCATCACCTGGCACGAGCTGAGCCACCCGGAGGCGGTGCGGCAGAGCGTCGCCAAGTACCGGGCGTGGGAGCAGGACCTGTTCAAGGGCACCGACCGCGAGGGCACCCAACTCCCCGTCAACATCAACGAGTACGCCTTCAACTACCACACCTCCGTCCCCGGCCAGATGATCCAGTGGGTGTCCGCGATCGAGGAGTCCAAGGTCGACGCCGACATCGCGTACTGGAACATCGACGGCAACCTCTCCGACTCGGCGGTGCAGTCGGGCCGCGGCAACGGCCAGTGGTGGCTGCTGAACTCGTACGCCTCGATGAGCGGCCACACGGTGAAGGTGAATCCGCCGTTCCCCGGCGAGAACTACACCATGCAGGGCGTCGCCACGCTCGACGAGAAGAAGAAGCAGGCGCGGCTGATCTTCGGCGGCTCCACCGGCAAGGGGCACATCACCTTCGCCAAGGTCCCCAAGAAGGTCTTCGGGGAGCGGGTGCACGCGTGGGTGAAGGAGGTCGAGTGGAGCGGACAGGTCGGTGACAGCACCGGCCCGAAGCTGCTCGCCGAGCAGAACCTGAAGGTCGGTGCCGACGGCACGGTGGTCGTCGACTTCGGCGACGGCGTGCTTCCGACGCTGAAGGAGTCCTCGGCCTACGAGATCGTCCTCAGCCCGGCCGGCAAGGCGAAGGGCACCCAGTCTCCGCCCGTGCGCTGGCAGGGCTCCTACGAAGCGGAGGACGCCGCCCACAGCGGGTCCGGGTACTCGAAGAACGGCCCGGAGGGTTCGCCGCGTGATGTGTCGAAGTTCTACACCTCCGGCGGTTACGACGTGGGCGGTCTGCGCACCGGCTCGGATGTCGCTCTCGACTTCACCGTGGACGTACCCCAGGACGGCACCTACGACCTGAGCGTCTTCGCCAACTCCCTCAACACCTTCGACAGGGTGAAGGAGCAGGGCCCCACCAACGTCTTCCTGCGCGTCGACGGCAAGGCCGACAGCGAGCAGGAGCTGCACCTGCCACTCGGCTACAAGTGGGTGGTGTGGGACCACACCGACACCAAGGTGAAGCTCACCAAGGGCAGGCACACCCTGACACTCGCCGCGAAGAGCCTCGACGGCAGGCGCGCCACCAAGGGCGACGCCATTGTCGACCGCCTCACCTTGTCGTTGCCGGATGCGTCGGCCGACACTCAGGTGTACGAGGGCGAACTGGCCTGGCTGGGCGGAGGGGCAACGCCCGTGTACGACCTGCCGAAGCGGGCGGTCACGGGATCGGGGGCCGCCCAGCTCAAGAAGGGCCAGACCGCGACGTTCTGGGTGTACTCCCCTGCCGAGCGCGAGGCCACCCTGAGGGTCGACACCCTCGGCGGCACGAACGCCCGGCTCTCCGTCAACGGGCATGACGTCCTGCGTCTGGTCAAGGGCCGCAGCAGTGCGGCGGTCTCCCTGTCCGGTGGCGTCAACAAGGTGACGGTGACCGGAGGATCGTCGCCCACTCTCGTCGACCGCATCACGGTCACACCTGGCGAGGGCAGGCTTCCGACCCGCGCATACGAGGCCGGCGACGCCGAGCTCGCCGGCTCGGCCACGCTCACTCCGCTCTCCCTGGCCACCGACGGCACGGCGATCACCGGCGTCGGCGGCGACCCCGGCAACGACAACACCGCCACGTTCACGGTCGCCGCGGACCGGGCAGGCCTCTACGCGCTGCGTATCCGCTACTCCAACCCCGAGCAGTCCGAAGCCACTCACTACAACCCGGACCCACTCGCCCGCCACGCCGACATTGCCGTCAACGGCGGCGAGACGCGGCGCGTCAACTTCCCGCACAGCTTCCACCAGAACAACTTCTGGGAGCTGACCGTCCCGTTCCATCTCAAGAAGGGGCAGAACACGATCGTCTTCCGCTCCCAGGAACTGCCCAACTTCGACGGCACCACTTACGCTTCGGATACTTTCCCCGGCGTCCTGCTCCGCTCCCGTTACGCGCCGCTGATCGACAGGATCACCGTGGCGCCGTACGCCCAGGAGGTGCGGTGA
- a CDS encoding LacI family DNA-binding transcriptional regulator yields the protein MTRARRGNGGRPKRPTMVDVAREAGVALRTVSRVVNKDPTVGPEYVTKVEAAIAALNYRPDERARQLRTGVTGTIGAAVRRIAEVNPELAAIERTARDAGLTLLAASTDFDETREHDILISMCRQRLDGIIVEPFGENHAYLQPELDAGMPLVAMDRPMSGISVDCVMSDNASGIGMAFHHLHQHGHRRIAYVGDSERVFSGRERAAAFRAALRAHGEAVEGLVHPGEVTPERVAAALDTALNGPEPATALVTGNMDTTLTVLRHLGPQAASRLALVAFDEVPLADLLQPALTVIAQETAEIGRTAVELLRARMADPTRPVQTVIVPVTLKVRGSGEVRVRGAGE from the coding sequence ATGACGCGAGCACGGCGTGGGAACGGGGGACGGCCCAAGCGCCCGACGATGGTCGACGTCGCACGCGAGGCCGGGGTGGCCCTGCGCACCGTGTCACGGGTGGTCAACAAGGACCCCACGGTGGGCCCGGAGTACGTCACCAAGGTCGAGGCCGCGATCGCCGCGCTCAACTACCGCCCCGACGAACGCGCCCGGCAACTGCGCACCGGTGTCACCGGAACCATCGGCGCCGCCGTCCGCCGTATCGCCGAGGTCAACCCGGAACTGGCCGCCATCGAACGAACGGCCCGCGACGCCGGCCTGACGCTCCTGGCCGCTTCCACGGACTTCGACGAGACCAGGGAGCACGACATCCTGATCTCCATGTGCCGCCAGCGCCTCGACGGCATCATCGTCGAGCCCTTCGGCGAGAACCACGCCTACCTTCAGCCCGAACTGGACGCCGGCATGCCCCTGGTGGCCATGGACCGCCCGATGAGCGGCATCTCCGTGGACTGCGTCATGTCCGACAACGCCTCCGGCATCGGCATGGCCTTCCACCACCTCCACCAGCACGGCCATCGCCGCATCGCCTACGTCGGCGACAGCGAACGCGTCTTCTCCGGCCGCGAACGCGCCGCCGCCTTCCGCGCGGCCCTGCGCGCCCACGGCGAAGCCGTCGAAGGCCTGGTCCACCCCGGCGAGGTCACCCCCGAACGCGTCGCCGCCGCCCTCGACACCGCCCTGAACGGCCCGGAACCGGCAACCGCCCTGGTCACCGGCAACATGGACACCACCCTCACCGTCCTGCGACACCTGGGCCCCCAGGCGGCCTCCCGCCTGGCCCTCGTCGCCTTCGACGAAGTCCCGCTCGCCGACCTCCTGCAACCCGCCCTCACGGTCATCGCCCAGGAGACCGCCGAGATCGGCCGCACAGCCGTCGAACTCCTCCGCGCCCGCATGGCCGACCCCACCCGCCCGGTCCAGACCGTGATCGTCCCGGTCACCCTGAAGGTCCGCGGCTCCGGCGAGGTGCGCGTCCGTGGTGCGGGAGAGTAG
- a CDS encoding ABC transporter substrate-binding protein, with protein sequence MRRKRPTVVCLAAALALTGCSAASTGGGEGDSALTYLTFETPSLTAKFWDTSIANAEKKVPGVKVNKIVAPSTDRDAYAKQLQASGQFPDLLQSITPSTFATAGLLKPYDQTWVDAKFLLPMGNAYKGKVYIPPTNSQIIPEVFYNKKLFAEAGISAPPKTWSQFMAVCAKLKDAGITPVELGGGDPFSASMPLVGILSADVLGENPNWLKERYAGKVKFTDANVKAAVTKYRTMVEKGYFNDGALGVKYADSITNFTSGKAAMYIMGSWFLGAVPKDRADDFGAFLTPTDDGSLVVPFSVGGSMAVSAKAADPAKATAFAQAWSLDPANYKTLIEGDGAFPMLKDKTLDDYGVSVTKVFKDSYSYVTAQNEKVSAFGWATNDDSMPSGLNNAFYAASQALFSSDDIDGELAKLDAAWDAATK encoded by the coding sequence ATGAGGCGCAAACGTCCGACCGTTGTCTGCCTCGCCGCGGCGCTCGCCCTCACCGGATGCTCTGCCGCGTCGACCGGAGGTGGGGAGGGCGACAGCGCCCTGACCTACCTCACCTTCGAGACTCCCAGCCTGACCGCGAAGTTCTGGGACACCTCGATCGCGAACGCCGAGAAGAAGGTCCCGGGCGTCAAGGTGAACAAGATCGTCGCGCCGAGTACGGACCGGGACGCGTATGCCAAGCAGTTGCAGGCGTCGGGGCAGTTCCCGGATCTGCTCCAGTCGATCACCCCGTCGACGTTCGCGACGGCCGGGCTGCTCAAGCCGTACGACCAGACGTGGGTGGACGCCAAATTCCTGCTGCCCATGGGCAACGCCTACAAGGGCAAGGTCTACATCCCGCCGACCAACTCGCAGATCATCCCCGAGGTCTTCTACAACAAGAAGCTGTTCGCCGAGGCCGGCATCAGCGCGCCTCCGAAGACGTGGTCGCAGTTCATGGCCGTGTGCGCCAAGCTCAAGGACGCGGGTATCACCCCCGTCGAGCTGGGCGGCGGCGATCCGTTCTCGGCGTCGATGCCGCTGGTCGGGATCCTCTCCGCCGACGTGCTCGGCGAGAACCCGAACTGGCTGAAGGAACGCTACGCCGGGAAGGTCAAGTTCACCGACGCCAACGTCAAGGCCGCGGTGACCAAGTACCGGACGATGGTCGAGAAGGGCTACTTCAACGACGGCGCCCTGGGGGTCAAGTACGCCGACTCGATCACCAACTTCACCTCCGGCAAGGCCGCGATGTACATCATGGGCAGCTGGTTCCTCGGTGCGGTGCCCAAGGACCGCGCCGATGACTTCGGGGCCTTCCTCACCCCCACCGACGACGGTTCGCTCGTCGTGCCGTTCTCGGTGGGCGGCTCCATGGCGGTCAGCGCCAAGGCGGCCGACCCGGCCAAGGCGACGGCGTTCGCGCAGGCCTGGTCGCTGGACCCGGCCAACTACAAGACCCTGATCGAGGGCGACGGCGCGTTCCCGATGCTCAAGGACAAGACCCTGGACGACTACGGCGTCAGCGTCACCAAGGTCTTCAAGGACTCGTACTCCTACGTCACCGCGCAGAACGAGAAGGTCTCGGCGTTCGGCTGGGCGACCAACGACGACTCCATGCCCTCCGGGCTCAACAACGCCTTCTACGCGGCCAGTCAGGCGCTCTTCTCGTCGGACGACATCGACGGGGAGCTGGCCAAGCTGGACGCCGCCTGGGACGCGGCGACCAAGTAA
- a CDS encoding sugar ABC transporter substrate-binding protein, which translates to MHSSSRRRLAAVALSTVLAAAGTACSSGSGSTGAKGADSGTYTIWDPYPQFAKGSAWTELLDKCGTEAGVKIKRTGFDTSDLANKTLLAAQQGNSPDVLIVDNPVVSTLAEAGVLTTTDDNKLDTSKVDTNLLAAGQVGGETYGTPIGANTLALYYNKKVLKEAGVDIASVKDWKSLTAALEKVKKAGKKGITFSAIGTEEGSFQFLPWFWGAGAELTELGSVQGVSALTLWKDWLEQGYAPNSVLNNTQTTSWQEFTSGDYAFAENGTWQLAGAEKAGFDYGVLPIPAADGGNAAAPTGGEFVTLPVQEDTGRYTTAQKLAACLTSTQNLYDTDTTLSYVAPTSEVQDKQVAANPELKPWVDAVKAAKGRTSDDLGTEYPKISEQMWKAVQSALSGTESPKDALTSAQAAVK; encoded by the coding sequence ATGCACAGCAGCTCCAGACGGCGCCTCGCCGCCGTGGCCCTGTCGACCGTCCTCGCCGCCGCCGGCACCGCCTGCTCCTCCGGCTCGGGCAGCACCGGAGCGAAGGGCGCGGACAGCGGAACGTACACCATCTGGGACCCCTATCCGCAGTTCGCCAAGGGCTCGGCGTGGACCGAACTGCTGGACAAGTGCGGCACCGAGGCCGGCGTGAAGATCAAGCGGACCGGGTTCGACACCAGCGACCTGGCCAACAAGACGCTGCTGGCGGCACAGCAGGGCAACTCCCCGGACGTCCTCATTGTCGACAACCCGGTCGTGTCGACCCTGGCCGAGGCGGGGGTGCTCACCACGACCGACGACAACAAGCTGGACACCTCCAAGGTGGACACCAACCTGCTCGCGGCCGGTCAGGTGGGGGGAGAGACCTACGGCACTCCCATCGGCGCCAACACCCTCGCCCTCTACTACAACAAGAAGGTCCTGAAGGAAGCCGGGGTGGACATCGCGTCGGTCAAGGACTGGAAGTCGCTGACGGCGGCCCTGGAAAAGGTCAAGAAGGCCGGCAAGAAGGGCATCACGTTCTCCGCCATCGGGACCGAGGAAGGCAGTTTCCAGTTCCTTCCCTGGTTCTGGGGCGCCGGCGCCGAGCTGACCGAACTCGGCTCCGTCCAGGGCGTCTCGGCCCTCACCCTGTGGAAGGACTGGCTGGAGCAGGGCTATGCCCCGAACTCCGTACTCAACAACACCCAGACGACCAGCTGGCAGGAGTTCACGAGCGGCGACTACGCGTTCGCGGAAAACGGCACCTGGCAGCTGGCAGGCGCCGAGAAGGCCGGATTCGACTACGGCGTCCTGCCCATACCGGCCGCTGACGGAGGCAACGCGGCCGCCCCGACCGGCGGCGAGTTCGTCACGCTCCCGGTCCAGGAGGACACCGGCCGCTACACCACCGCCCAGAAGCTGGCGGCCTGCCTGACCAGCACTCAGAACCTGTACGACACCGACACCACCCTGTCCTACGTGGCCCCCACCAGCGAGGTGCAGGACAAGCAGGTGGCGGCGAACCCCGAGTTGAAGCCCTGGGTCGACGCGGTGAAGGCAGCCAAGGGGCGCACCAGTGACGACCTGGGCACCGAGTACCCGAAGATCTCCGAGCAGATGTGGAAGGCGGTCCAGTCGGCCCTCAGCGGGACCGAGTCGCCCAAGGACGCGTTGACTTCGGCCCAGGCAGCGGTCAAGTGA
- a CDS encoding carbohydrate ABC transporter permease: MNRSSSRTPWKTAVALLLTAIMLFPVYWMLNVSLTRDQNMRKSPPDLLPIHGTLDGYRTVLDEQLPYLGTSLVIGLGTVVLTVALSAPAGYALAKLRPRGGGLLGFLLLVAQMIPGIIMAMGFYAIYLQLGMLQSVPGLIVADSTLAVPFAVLIFTAFMSGIPGELLQAAKTDGAGALRTFWSIVMPMSRNAVVTVSLFAFLWSWSDFVFASTLVNGGSHEPITLGIYHYIGNNNQEWNAIMATAVVASLPAAVILVLAQRYVAAGVTAGAVKD, encoded by the coding sequence ATGAACCGAAGCTCCAGCCGTACACCGTGGAAGACAGCCGTCGCTCTGCTGCTGACCGCGATCATGCTCTTCCCGGTCTACTGGATGCTCAACGTGTCCCTCACCCGCGACCAGAACATGCGCAAGAGCCCGCCTGACCTGCTGCCGATCCATGGCACCCTCGACGGCTACCGCACGGTCCTCGACGAGCAGCTGCCCTACCTCGGCACCAGCCTCGTCATCGGCCTCGGGACCGTCGTCCTGACCGTGGCCCTGTCCGCCCCGGCCGGCTACGCGCTGGCGAAACTACGACCACGCGGCGGGGGACTGCTCGGCTTTCTCCTCCTGGTCGCCCAGATGATCCCCGGCATCATCATGGCAATGGGCTTCTACGCCATCTACCTCCAGCTCGGCATGCTCCAGTCCGTCCCCGGGCTGATCGTCGCCGACTCCACCCTGGCCGTCCCCTTCGCGGTGCTCATCTTCACCGCGTTCATGTCCGGCATCCCCGGCGAACTGCTCCAGGCCGCGAAGACCGACGGAGCCGGCGCCCTGCGCACGTTCTGGTCGATCGTCATGCCGATGAGCCGCAACGCCGTCGTCACGGTGTCCTTGTTCGCCTTCCTGTGGTCCTGGTCCGACTTCGTCTTCGCCAGCACCTTGGTCAACGGCGGCAGCCACGAGCCGATCACGCTCGGCATCTACCACTACATCGGCAACAACAACCAGGAGTGGAACGCCATCATGGCCACCGCTGTCGTGGCATCGCTGCCCGCCGCGGTGATCCTCGTCCTCGCCCAGCGTTACGTCGCCGCCGGCGTGACCGCCGGTGCCGTCAAGGACTGA